One part of the Mangrovibacillus cuniculi genome encodes these proteins:
- a CDS encoding FixH family protein, whose product MYKKLLLTCAAMITLTACQKDTTREVQQMVDVELEVPSDLAVKEESRLQATISQGGSPVDDADVVDFEIWVANNREESVWLSAEQVEKGKYEVTYEFTEDGVYFIQTHVTARDLHVMPVEEVEVGEVTEEMRAAVQEDQGKADMSDTGHSHH is encoded by the coding sequence ATGTATAAAAAATTACTATTAACATGTGCAGCTATGATTACTTTAACAGCTTGCCAGAAAGATACTACTCGAGAAGTACAACAAATGGTAGACGTAGAATTAGAGGTTCCGAGTGACCTTGCAGTAAAGGAAGAATCAAGGTTGCAGGCAACTATTTCACAAGGTGGTTCACCTGTTGATGACGCAGATGTAGTAGACTTTGAGATTTGGGTAGCGAATAATAGAGAAGAGTCCGTTTGGTTATCGGCAGAGCAAGTAGAGAAAGGTAAATACGAAGTTACATATGAGTTTACAGAAGACGGGGTTTACTTTATCCAAACACATGTTACGGCTAGAGATCTTCACGTTATGCCAGTGGAAGAAGTGGAAGTTGGAGAGGTAACAGAGGAAATGCGTGCTGCTGTACAGGAAGACCAAGGAAAAGCAGACATGTCGGATACAGGGCATAGTCACCATTAA
- a CDS encoding ABC transporter ATP-binding protein: protein MPVIRTESLTIGYGETTIVDQLSIQIPEEKITTIIGANGCGKSTILKTVARIHSPKSGVAYLDGKAIHTEKTKDLAKKMAILPQTPEAPSGLTVYELVSYGRFPHQKGFGKLTADDHTIVERALDSTGLSEFRHRSIDALSGGQRQRVWIAMALAQETPLLILDEPTTYLDMAHQLEVLTLLKKLNEEDGRTIVMVLHDLNHAARFSHYLVALSEGQVVKAGDPEEVMTADVLRTVFQIEATIVEDPISGKPLCLSYELASERDELMVEKEAVLV from the coding sequence ATGCCAGTTATTCGTACAGAATCTTTAACCATTGGATACGGAGAAACAACCATTGTAGATCAACTATCTATTCAGATTCCAGAAGAAAAAATCACTACCATTATTGGAGCGAACGGATGCGGGAAGTCTACTATTCTTAAGACGGTTGCAAGAATTCATTCTCCTAAAAGTGGTGTTGCCTATTTAGATGGAAAAGCGATTCATACAGAAAAAACAAAAGACTTAGCTAAAAAAATGGCTATCTTACCTCAAACCCCTGAAGCACCGAGTGGTTTGACAGTTTACGAATTAGTTTCCTACGGCCGCTTTCCTCATCAAAAAGGCTTTGGAAAATTAACAGCTGATGACCATACAATTGTTGAGAGAGCGTTAGATTCTACTGGATTAAGTGAGTTTCGTCATCGTTCAATAGATGCTTTATCAGGCGGACAACGTCAACGTGTTTGGATTGCCATGGCTTTAGCTCAAGAGACCCCTTTACTAATATTGGATGAACCTACAACTTATTTAGATATGGCACATCAATTAGAAGTTTTAACTTTATTGAAGAAATTAAATGAAGAAGATGGCCGAACGATTGTCATGGTTCTTCATGATTTGAATCATGCCGCACGCTTTTCTCATTATCTTGTTGCGTTGTCTGAGGGGCAAGTAGTGAAAGCTGGAGATCCAGAAGAAGTCATGACTGCAGATGTTTTGAGAACGGTCTTTCAAATTGAAGCAACTATTGTAGAAGATCCTATTAGTGGTAAGCCATTATGTTTGTCGTACGAGTTGGCTAGTGAGAGAGATGAATTGATGGTAGAGAAGGAAGCTGTATTAGTTTAG
- a CDS encoding FecCD family ABC transporter permease gives MTKSQKIFFMLLPILILVTFLVSLNTGVIKIAPLDVLKTFIGYGTDQDELVLFSFRLPRMVLALLIGAGMAVAGAILQGVTRNDLADPGIIGINAGAGFAVVLYLYLVSGNAIEPNALTIYTMPIFALVGAGLAAFLIYLFAMKGGVVTPSRLILVGIGIAALFGACLIVIQLRMDPRDFMKATVWLTGSIWGANWTYVLSLLPWIVVLLPLAFYRARYLNVLNLGDSLATGLGTHVEKERRLMLFIAVALAGSSVSVGGGISFLGLIAPHIARKVVGPRHQFLLPAAALTGALLLLFSDYVSRVLIAPSSIPVGIVVAFLGAPYFIYLLIKTP, from the coding sequence ATGACTAAATCTCAAAAAATATTCTTTATGCTACTTCCTATTCTGATCCTTGTTACCTTCCTCGTCAGTCTAAATACAGGAGTTATTAAGATAGCCCCTTTGGACGTGTTGAAGACTTTCATAGGTTATGGGACGGACCAGGATGAATTAGTCTTGTTTTCCTTCCGTTTACCTCGAATGGTGTTAGCTCTTCTAATTGGAGCTGGAATGGCGGTAGCTGGCGCCATTTTACAAGGTGTTACGAGAAACGATTTAGCGGATCCAGGTATCATTGGTATCAATGCTGGTGCAGGGTTCGCAGTTGTCTTGTATTTGTATTTAGTCAGCGGAAACGCTATAGAGCCCAATGCACTTACTATTTATACCATGCCTATTTTTGCTTTAGTAGGAGCTGGTTTAGCAGCCTTTCTTATCTACTTATTCGCAATGAAAGGTGGGGTAGTGACACCATCTCGTCTCATTTTAGTTGGGATAGGAATAGCCGCATTATTTGGAGCCTGTCTTATTGTTATTCAGCTACGAATGGATCCAAGAGATTTTATGAAAGCAACGGTTTGGTTAACGGGAAGCATATGGGGAGCAAATTGGACCTATGTCCTAAGTTTATTACCGTGGATAGTGGTATTACTCCCTCTTGCCTTTTATCGAGCTCGTTATCTAAATGTCCTTAACCTTGGTGATTCTTTAGCAACTGGTTTAGGTACACATGTGGAAAAAGAACGACGATTGATGCTTTTCATAGCCGTTGCTCTCGCAGGATCTTCCGTCTCTGTTGGTGGAGGTATTTCATTTTTAGGCTTAATTGCTCCCCACATTGCACGAAAAGTCGTCGGACCAAGGCATCAGTTCCTTTTACCAGCAGCTGCTTTAACCGGAGCTCTGTTACTATTATTTTCTGATTATGTTTCGCGAGTATTGATTGCTCCAAGTTCCATTCCAGTGGGGATTGTTGTTGCCTTTCTTGGAGCACCTTATTTCATTTATCTATTAATTAAAACACCTTAA
- a CDS encoding FecCD family ABC transporter permease, translating into MTSHQEVKSRPIVGTITGLVGLVILLFSMAASISLGAADIKLGTVWNSLLSFNPNELQHQIIHELRIPRALASAFVGAALAVSGAIMQGMTRNPLASPSIMGVSDGAAFAIAIVFAFIPGLSVLEIMSVSFLGAGLGALLVFSIAFAAKGTLSPVKLALAGVAVGALLDSISTGIAIHFNVAQDISFWFAGGLTGVTWAQVQWLIPAFFIGLLLALFISRSITILSLGDEVAIGLGQQTILIKTIATISVLLLTGAAVSVAGAVGFIGLIIPHVTRYIVGVDYRVVIPCSAIFGALLLVVADIGSRMVNPPFETPVGAITALVGVPFFLYLARQDRRGL; encoded by the coding sequence GTGACTTCACACCAAGAAGTAAAATCTCGACCAATCGTCGGTACTATTACTGGTCTTGTAGGATTAGTAATCCTCCTTTTTAGTATGGCAGCTTCTATCTCTTTAGGAGCAGCAGATATTAAACTTGGGACTGTTTGGAATTCCCTTCTTTCTTTTAACCCTAACGAACTCCAACACCAAATTATTCACGAATTACGAATCCCTCGTGCCCTTGCTAGCGCTTTTGTAGGAGCGGCTTTAGCTGTTTCTGGAGCTATTATGCAAGGGATGACAAGAAATCCTTTAGCTTCTCCTTCTATTATGGGTGTATCTGATGGCGCGGCATTTGCCATTGCTATTGTTTTTGCCTTTATTCCTGGACTATCTGTTTTAGAAATCATGTCTGTATCTTTTCTTGGAGCTGGCCTCGGTGCATTATTAGTATTTTCCATCGCTTTTGCTGCTAAGGGGACATTATCCCCTGTCAAATTAGCTTTAGCCGGAGTAGCAGTAGGAGCTCTATTAGATTCCATATCTACAGGAATAGCCATTCACTTTAATGTAGCTCAAGATATTAGTTTTTGGTTTGCAGGTGGGCTTACAGGTGTCACATGGGCACAAGTCCAATGGCTAATACCAGCTTTTTTTATAGGACTTCTGTTAGCCCTATTTATCTCTAGATCTATTACTATTTTAAGCTTAGGGGATGAAGTAGCAATTGGTTTAGGTCAACAAACCATATTAATTAAGACCATTGCTACTATTTCTGTTTTATTGTTAACTGGAGCAGCAGTTTCTGTGGCAGGTGCAGTAGGATTTATTGGATTAATTATTCCACATGTTACGAGATACATAGTTGGGGTGGATTATAGAGTTGTAATTCCTTGTTCAGCTATTTTCGGAGCATTGCTCTTAGTTGTAGCGGACATTGGATCTAGAATGGTGAATCCACCATTTGAAACTCCTGTAGGGGCTATCACAGCACTAGTAGGCGTACCATTCTTTTTATATTTAGCAAGGCAGGATAGGAGGGGCCTATAA
- a CDS encoding methyl-accepting chemotaxis protein, with amino-acid sequence MLETFKINELRSKNQFIFFIYMITIIAGMGVAISDKSIETIWNYGTQFVLLVCAYILFHRVLKWNKLYPVINIFIICGGLLFSIFSIGGSLAVVLISYFLLVFSSIPLLWSSFLVGVVGSLSVILVNNLYVRKPFEFISEQLSYVILVYILITGMLGVLVFLATKSNRYTLSLLEQTEARATQEEKTRKELWEEVTVMVRKLTDTNEYIQQNVLAQEQVTKVIHELASGTTAQTEEIQTISSQAGKTAERMNELHTTAFSLQSNSTEMNNAITISLDTVKALVNEVDKMRHQTELVTVEFEKLRSTIQHTGEFIEDIHHITGQTNLLALNASIEAARAGTAGKGFAVVANEIRSLAEHTKALTVEISTNLESMSLFSEETSKRIDDQVNALHTSEVGVQEVEMNLTSLSVNVEGILSSIEQLFGLSQEVSEQTTVVEKSTVDLASVLEEASAGFEEMSAAVETIQTENEQIASLMKETKESAEFIRHTYTTDNMEETA; translated from the coding sequence ATGTTAGAGACGTTTAAAATAAATGAGTTACGTAGCAAAAATCAGTTTATCTTTTTTATTTATATGATTACTATTATTGCGGGGATGGGAGTTGCCATATCGGATAAAAGTATCGAGACAATCTGGAACTATGGTACTCAGTTTGTATTATTAGTCTGTGCATACATACTATTTCATCGAGTATTAAAATGGAATAAGTTATATCCTGTTATTAATATCTTTATCATCTGTGGAGGGTTGCTATTCTCTATTTTCTCCATTGGTGGGTCGTTAGCTGTTGTGTTAATATCCTATTTTTTACTTGTGTTTTCTAGTATTCCTCTACTATGGTCAAGCTTTCTTGTTGGGGTAGTGGGTAGTTTATCTGTAATTTTAGTAAACAATCTATATGTGCGAAAACCATTTGAGTTTATTAGTGAGCAACTATCTTATGTAATACTTGTCTACATACTCATTACAGGGATGTTAGGAGTTCTAGTCTTTTTAGCAACGAAATCTAACCGCTATACGTTATCGCTACTGGAACAAACCGAAGCAAGAGCAACACAAGAAGAAAAAACTAGAAAAGAATTATGGGAAGAAGTCACGGTAATGGTAAGGAAGCTAACGGATACAAATGAATACATCCAACAAAACGTACTTGCACAAGAGCAAGTAACAAAGGTGATTCATGAGTTAGCATCAGGAACAACTGCTCAAACAGAAGAAATTCAAACAATTTCTTCACAGGCAGGTAAAACAGCAGAGAGAATGAATGAATTGCATACTACAGCCTTTTCTTTACAATCAAATTCCACCGAAATGAATAATGCCATTACGATAAGTTTGGATACTGTAAAAGCATTAGTTAATGAAGTAGATAAGATGAGGCATCAAACAGAACTTGTAACAGTAGAATTTGAAAAATTACGTTCAACTATACAACATACAGGGGAATTTATTGAAGATATCCATCATATCACTGGTCAAACGAATTTATTAGCACTTAATGCATCCATAGAAGCGGCAAGAGCAGGAACAGCTGGTAAGGGATTCGCAGTAGTTGCTAACGAAATTCGTTCTCTCGCAGAACATACGAAAGCACTTACGGTTGAGATATCAACGAATTTAGAAAGTATGAGTTTATTTAGCGAAGAGACATCTAAAAGAATTGATGATCAAGTAAATGCACTCCATACAAGTGAAGTAGGTGTCCAAGAAGTAGAAATGAACCTGACAAGCTTATCAGTAAATGTAGAGGGAATTTTATCGTCTATTGAGCAACTATTCGGTTTATCACAAGAAGTAAGTGAACAAACAACTGTGGTAGAAAAATCTACGGTCGACCTTGCATCTGTTCTAGAGGAAGCTAGTGCTGGCTTTGAGGAAATGAGTGCAGCTGTAGAAACAATACAGACAGAAAACGAACAAATCGCTTCATTAATGAAAGAAACAAAAGAATCAGCAGAATTTATTCGTCATACGTATACGACTGATAACATGGAAGAGACTGCCTAA
- a CDS encoding DUF3231 family protein, which produces MTHQAKLTSSEIGTLWMTYQQKTMFLRIMEFFLEHAEREEEKQLLQYVYDVISPFPDRIAQFFTDEDGKAPIGFTSEDVSVGTPKLYDNGYDIMFIRVMKQISMGMHTLHLSMSYREDVCSLYRELTSITQEIYSKCTAYLIDNGQIARAPYVPMPKANYFVDDKKYLKGQSLLGDKRMLNTVELAHIYQGVESNTVGFIMIKSFHQVAKTDDIKKYFAEGMDLARDIIVKFTKEIEDSQLPAPTASGGNITNSVISPFSEKLMMYCTSLFSSFSLGKNAIGTAFSFRNDLPVEVTLIAKDIFDYAHSGARIMIKHGWLEEPPRIKDLH; this is translated from the coding sequence ATGACTCATCAAGCAAAATTGACGTCTAGTGAGATTGGTACCCTATGGATGACATATCAACAAAAGACTATGTTCTTAAGAATCATGGAATTTTTCTTGGAACATGCTGAAAGGGAGGAAGAAAAACAATTACTACAATACGTGTATGATGTTATCTCTCCTTTTCCAGATAGAATTGCTCAGTTCTTTACGGATGAAGATGGGAAAGCTCCAATAGGGTTTACTAGTGAAGATGTTTCTGTTGGTACACCAAAACTTTACGATAACGGCTATGATATTATGTTTATTCGTGTGATGAAACAAATATCAATGGGGATGCACACCTTACATTTAAGTATGTCTTATCGAGAAGATGTTTGTTCATTGTATAGAGAATTAACTAGCATTACACAAGAGATATATTCTAAATGTACCGCATACTTAATTGATAATGGACAAATTGCTCGAGCACCTTACGTTCCTATGCCAAAGGCTAATTACTTTGTTGACGACAAGAAGTACCTAAAAGGACAGTCTTTACTTGGTGATAAACGGATGTTAAACACCGTAGAACTGGCACATATTTACCAAGGTGTAGAATCTAATACGGTAGGATTCATCATGATCAAATCCTTCCATCAAGTAGCAAAAACAGATGATATCAAAAAGTATTTCGCAGAGGGAATGGATTTAGCAAGAGATATTATTGTTAAATTTACAAAAGAGATAGAAGATAGTCAGTTACCTGCACCAACTGCATCCGGGGGCAATATTACTAATTCTGTAATATCACCTTTCTCAGAAAAGTTAATGATGTATTGTACTAGCTTATTTAGCTCTTTCTCTTTAGGAAAGAATGCCATTGGAACTGCATTTAGCTTCCGTAATGATTTACCTGTAGAGGTGACTCTAATAGCAAAAGATATCTTTGACTATGCTCATTCAGGAGCTAGAATTATGATTAAACATGGTTGGTTGGAAGAGCCACCCCGCATTAAAGATTTACATTAA
- a CDS encoding ABC transporter ATP-binding protein produces the protein MSTNTIIRFDQVSKVYDDKPVLQEVSFELERGKFYTLLGPSGCGKTTILRLIAGFIEPSTGLMEFNGKPLNKIPANKRQVNTVFQDYALFPHLNVFENIAFGLRIKKMKEAEVKKKVNQALSFVNLSGYEYRSIDEMSGGQRQRVAIARAIVNEPEVILLDEPLSALDLKLRTEMQYELRELQQRLGITFVFVTHDQEEALAMSDYIFVLNEGVIQQSGTPTDIYDEPINRFVADFIGESNIVKGTMVKDQLVQFANKTFDCVDGGLNPNEPVEVVIRPEDLSLVSTGKGKLEARIDSQLFRGVHYEICCFDEQGNEWLVHSTKKAEVGESIGLDFEAEAIHIMRLGETEEEFDKRLESYGDQQDA, from the coding sequence TTGAGTACAAATACGATTATACGATTTGACCAAGTATCAAAAGTTTACGATGATAAGCCTGTTTTACAAGAAGTTAGTTTTGAACTAGAAAGAGGGAAATTCTATACATTACTAGGGCCATCAGGTTGTGGAAAAACAACTATTTTGCGATTAATAGCAGGCTTCATTGAGCCCTCTACAGGACTTATGGAATTTAACGGGAAACCACTAAATAAAATTCCAGCTAATAAACGCCAAGTAAATACAGTATTCCAAGACTATGCACTCTTCCCTCATCTTAATGTCTTTGAAAATATCGCATTTGGTCTTCGTATTAAGAAAATGAAAGAAGCGGAAGTAAAGAAAAAGGTAAACCAAGCATTATCCTTCGTAAATTTATCCGGTTACGAATACCGTTCTATCGACGAGATGTCTGGTGGCCAACGTCAACGTGTAGCAATTGCTCGAGCGATTGTAAATGAACCCGAGGTAATACTGTTAGATGAACCCCTATCTGCACTAGATTTGAAACTACGTACGGAGATGCAATATGAACTTCGCGAATTACAGCAACGTTTAGGGATTACGTTTGTCTTTGTTACCCATGATCAAGAAGAAGCATTGGCGATGTCCGATTATATTTTTGTGCTTAATGAAGGGGTTATTCAACAAAGTGGAACGCCTACAGACATTTATGATGAGCCGATAAACCGTTTTGTAGCAGATTTTATCGGAGAATCTAATATTGTAAAAGGAACAATGGTGAAAGACCAACTAGTTCAGTTTGCTAACAAAACGTTTGATTGCGTGGATGGTGGATTAAACCCTAACGAACCTGTAGAAGTAGTTATTCGCCCAGAGGATCTTTCTTTGGTTTCTACAGGTAAAGGTAAATTGGAAGCTAGAATTGACTCACAGTTGTTTAGAGGAGTTCACTATGAAATTTGCTGTTTCGATGAACAAGGAAATGAATGGCTTGTTCACTCAACAAAAAAAGCAGAAGTGGGAGAGAGTATTGGATTAGACTTTGAGGCAGAAGCAATCCATATTATGCGACTAGGGGAAACAGAAGAAGAATTTGATAAGCGATTAGAGTCTTATGGAGATCAGCAGGATGCGTAA
- a CDS encoding ABC transporter permease: MRNISGKNIYLIPYAIYILLFVVAPIALVFYYSFFDMNQQFTIANYEKFFTATYLKMTLSSFWYAALITFFSLLVAYPAAYLITKLKHRQLWLLLIILPSWINLLLKAYAFLGIFGTNGPTNAFLETIGIGQQQLLFTDFSFVFVSVYIFIPFMLLPIYNALEKLNPSFVYASLDLGASPWTTFKRVVFPLTIDGVKAGCLAVFIPSLSLFMITRLIAGNRVITLGTAIEQHFLVTQDWGMGSTIAVFLVIIMAIMMFVLGGQKVGASK; encoded by the coding sequence ATGCGTAATATAAGTGGAAAAAATATTTATCTGATTCCTTATGCCATTTATATTCTATTGTTTGTAGTAGCACCTATCGCATTAGTATTTTACTATTCTTTCTTTGATATGAATCAGCAGTTTACGATTGCTAATTATGAGAAATTTTTCACCGCTACTTATTTGAAAATGACATTGAGTTCATTCTGGTATGCAGCACTTATAACGTTTTTCTCTTTACTTGTTGCTTATCCGGCTGCTTATTTAATTACTAAACTAAAGCATCGTCAGTTATGGTTGCTGTTAATCATATTACCTTCCTGGATTAATCTCTTGCTTAAGGCATATGCATTCTTAGGTATCTTTGGAACCAATGGACCGACCAATGCGTTTTTAGAAACAATCGGTATTGGGCAACAACAACTGTTATTTACAGACTTTAGCTTTGTTTTTGTTTCCGTATATATTTTTATTCCATTTATGTTGCTGCCAATTTATAACGCATTAGAGAAACTAAACCCTTCTTTTGTATACGCATCATTAGATTTAGGGGCTTCGCCTTGGACAACATTTAAACGAGTGGTCTTTCCATTAACCATTGATGGAGTAAAAGCAGGATGTTTAGCCGTGTTTATCCCTTCCTTATCTCTCTTTATGATTACGAGACTAATTGCAGGGAACCGAGTAATTACTTTAGGTACAGCAATTGAACAACATTTCTTAGTAACACAAGATTGGGGAATGGGATCAACTATTGCTGTTTTCTTAGTTATTATCATGGCTATTATGATGTTTGTTCTAGGTGGTCAAAAGGTAGGTGCTTCTAAATGA
- a CDS encoding ABC transporter permease, producing the protein MTKIRSVGKVYLTAVFLILYAPIVYLMIFSFNSGGNMASFDGFTFDYYKEVFADTRLLIIVLNTLVIALLSAVISTILGVFGALAIDYVRRKRVKNSLLALNNVLIVSPDVIIGASFLILFTILGIRLGFTSVLLSHIAFSVPIVVIMVLPKLQEMSSTLVDAALDLGASRWDVLSKVVLPYITPGIFAGFFLALTYSLDDFAVTFFVTGNGFTTLSVEIYSMARRGISLNINALSTLLFIFTLLLVLGYYFLNQRTRKGLEVPK; encoded by the coding sequence ATGACAAAGATTCGTTCAGTGGGGAAAGTATATTTAACTGCAGTTTTTCTTATTTTATATGCCCCAATCGTCTATTTAATGATCTTCTCCTTTAACAGTGGGGGAAACATGGCCAGCTTTGATGGTTTTACGTTTGATTACTATAAAGAAGTATTTGCGGATACAAGACTACTAATCATTGTCTTAAACACGCTCGTGATTGCGTTATTGTCTGCAGTGATTTCTACAATCCTAGGGGTTTTTGGTGCTTTAGCGATAGACTATGTAAGAAGAAAAAGGGTAAAGAATTCTTTACTAGCTTTAAATAACGTTTTAATTGTAAGTCCAGACGTTATTATTGGTGCTTCTTTTTTGATTCTGTTTACCATTTTAGGGATTAGATTAGGCTTTACATCTGTCCTACTTTCCCATATTGCATTTAGTGTGCCTATCGTAGTAATCATGGTGTTGCCAAAACTCCAAGAGATGAGTAGCACTCTAGTAGATGCTGCATTGGACCTTGGTGCAAGCAGATGGGATGTTTTATCTAAAGTGGTTTTACCTTATATAACTCCTGGTATTTTTGCAGGTTTTTTCTTGGCTTTAACTTATTCTTTAGATGATTTTGCGGTTACTTTCTTTGTAACAGGAAACGGCTTTACTACGCTATCAGTTGAAATTTACTCGATGGCTCGCCGTGGTATTTCCTTAAATATTAACGCTTTATCCACATTGTTATTCATCTTTACGTTGTTGTTAGTGTTAGGTTATTACTTCCTAAACCAGCGTACGAGAAAAGGATTGGAGGTGCCTAAATGA
- a CDS encoding ABC transporter substrate-binding protein: MKSLIRAFVAALVASSILLLAINHLNATEGFSGNNTLTIYNWGDYIDSNLIDKFEEETGMRVIYETFDSNEAMMTKIEQGGTNYDLAMPSEYAIDKMKQEELLMELDHSKIPNLKHIDPRFMDLPFDEGNRYSVPYFWGTVGIVYDPNEIDIEIKSWNDLWDPSLRNEILLIDGAREVMGFGLNSLGYSLNDKDHSHLQETKEKLDTLTPNIKAIVGDEIKTLIQNGDAPIGIVWSGMAAEIMWEVEHMQYVVPEEGSNLWFDNMVIPSTAKNVDGAHQFINFILDPENGAANAEYVGYSTPNQAAVELLPEDISGDERFYPSEELTARLEVYENLGKEMLAYYNELFLEFKMHPK; encoded by the coding sequence ATGAAATCTCTAATTAGAGCATTTGTTGCCGCTTTAGTTGCATCAAGTATCTTACTATTAGCCATTAACCATTTAAATGCGACAGAAGGATTCTCAGGGAACAATACGTTAACCATTTATAACTGGGGAGATTATATTGATTCCAATCTAATCGACAAGTTCGAAGAAGAAACAGGAATGAGAGTTATTTATGAAACGTTTGATTCGAACGAAGCGATGATGACAAAAATTGAGCAAGGTGGAACGAACTATGATCTTGCTATGCCTTCAGAATATGCAATAGATAAGATGAAACAAGAAGAATTACTTATGGAGCTTGATCACAGCAAAATTCCTAACTTAAAGCATATCGATCCTAGATTTATGGACCTTCCTTTTGACGAGGGGAACCGTTATTCCGTTCCTTACTTTTGGGGAACAGTAGGTATTGTCTATGATCCAAATGAAATAGATATCGAAATTAAGAGCTGGAATGACTTATGGGATCCTAGCTTACGTAATGAGATCTTGCTAATTGATGGAGCCAGAGAAGTAATGGGGTTTGGATTAAACAGTTTAGGGTACAGTCTTAACGACAAAGACCATTCGCACTTGCAAGAAACTAAAGAAAAGCTCGATACCCTAACACCAAATATTAAAGCAATTGTAGGGGATGAGATTAAGACGCTTATTCAAAACGGTGATGCTCCAATTGGAATTGTTTGGTCTGGGATGGCTGCTGAAATTATGTGGGAAGTAGAGCATATGCAATACGTTGTTCCAGAAGAAGGATCTAATTTGTGGTTTGATAATATGGTTATTCCATCTACAGCGAAGAATGTGGATGGAGCTCACCAATTTATTAACTTTATCTTAGATCCAGAGAACGGTGCAGCAAATGCAGAGTACGTTGGATATTCTACTCCAAACCAAGCAGCAGTAGAATTGTTACCAGAGGATATCTCTGGTGATGAACGTTTTTATCCAAGTGAAGAGTTGACAGCAAGGTTAGAGGTTTATGAAAACTTAGGAAAAGAAATGTTAGCATATTATAACGAGTTATTCTTAGAATTCAAAATGCATCCGAAATAA
- a CDS encoding GlsB/YeaQ/YmgE family stress response membrane protein has protein sequence MGFIFYLIVGGIIGWLAGIILGKDIPGGIIGNIIAGIIGSWIGSNLFNIGPVVADIAIIPALVGAIIFVFIVSLILKALRK, from the coding sequence ATGGGATTTATCTTTTATTTAATCGTAGGTGGTATTATTGGTTGGTTAGCAGGAATTATACTTGGTAAAGATATTCCAGGTGGTATTATTGGTAACATTATTGCTGGTATTATCGGGTCATGGATTGGTAGTAACTTATTTAATATCGGTCCTGTAGTTGCAGATATAGCAATAATTCCAGCTCTTGTAGGTGCCATTATTTTTGTGTTTATAGTAAGTCTTATCTTAAAAGCATTACGCAAATAG